One Pseudoalteromonas rubra genomic window, TTGATCCTAAGCCTCAGCAAGTCTCTGTTAGTGCCGCTCAGTTTGCCAGCTTATCGAATCAGGCTGAATACGCCTTTACCACAGCAGAAGGCGATGAAGTGGTAATTTCATTCAGTGATGCGATGAGTCAGTCTAAGGCGGCCAGTTACGCGCGCAATGGCGATGGCGAAGGATTTGCTTATGGTGAGCAGAGCAGTCATGAACTTAACTTTTCTATCAGTGTGAATGGGGAGCTGAATGAAGATGAACAGGCTGCCATCAATGATATGATGAAAGATATTCGTGATGTCAGCGACACCTTTTTTGCTGGTGATTATGACGATGCCTTTGCCAAAGTGCAGGAGCTGGGCATTAACAGTGAACAAATCGTCAACTTCACCATGGACTTGCGCCAGACTAAAACCTCGGCAGCGATTGCTCAGTATCAGCAAAGTAATCCGATGAAAGATCTGGAAAAAGCATTACAGCCATTGGATCAGCGTTTGGAAGGGATCCATGATGAGGCGAAAGGACTGGGTATAGAAGCTCAGTTACCGGATATTATGGCGTGGATCAATGAGGGCCAGGCACGTCTGAATGAGTTTCTGGATTATGCTGAAGGCTTCTTCAGCGCCCTGGAATCACGTCAAGCTGAGAAGCAAGACCAGCAGGTATAATAGAGCGTCTGAACCCACTCGGCTTAAGCTGACACAAGTATTTATTTTAAACCCTGACCGTGGCACACTGCGCGCGAACTGTAATTAAGGAGCGCATGTGCCACACATTCTCGTTTTTGATTCTGGTATCGGCGGAACCAGCGTGCTTGAGCACATTCGTGCAGTACTGCCTCATGCGGATTATAGCTATGTGATGGACAACGTGCTGCTGCCTTATGGCTTACAGTCCCAGCAGACCATTCAGCAGCGTTTGGCTGCCCTGATAAAGTGGTTTGATCGCGAGTTGCATCCGGTCGATATCATAGTGATTGCATGCAATACCGCCTCAACTTATGCATTGGAATCCACGCGTCAGTTAACCTCTATCCCGATTGTTGGAGTTGTGCCTGCCATCAAGCCTGCAGCCATCGCCAGTCGTAGTCGACATATTGGCTTACTGGCGACGCCTGCAACGTCCGGAAATACATACACCCAACAACTCATTACGCAATTCGCGAACGAATGCCAGGTTGATTTGTATCAGTCGACTAAATTGGTTGAGCTGGCTGAGCAGTTTTATTGGTCTGGTGAGATTGATAGTGAGCAGCTTGCCGCTGAGATCAAACAACTTGAACTCGCCACAGGGCTGGATCACTTAGTCCTGGGGTGTACGCACTTTCCTATTATTGCGAAACCTTTGAGTGAGGTTATCTCTGAGTCGGTGACCCTGATTGATTCAGGTGCTGCAATTGCCAGGCGTGTTGCGTCCTTATTGGCGCAAGGGTGCACCATGGAAGAGCCAAGGGGGCCAGTTCAGTGCAATGGCGTTGAGTCAGGACTAACGAATTGGTACGCGACAGCAGCCCAGGCATATAACATTGATCGACCAGACGTCAGATTGATCAGTCTTGATCGTTAGTGGTCAGTGACGCTTGTTTTTGTTTCGCTTCTCTGACTTTTAACGTACGTTGCTGAAACTCAGATTCATTGAGTTCGTTGATGGCCTTGAGAGCATCGGGGCATGGTGGGGGCATTTCGATATAGCTTTGTACAAGTGCGAAAATACTGCAGGAATAAAAAAGGGGTGGTAACCAGATTGGCACCACCCCTGTTAGTGTGTACAACGAGCTATTGTAAAATGAGTGAGATCAGTCTTGATCGTTAGTGGTCAGTGACGCTTGTTTTTGTTTCGCTTCTCTGACTTTTAACGTACGTTGCTGAAACTCAGATCCATTGAGTTCGTTGATGGCTTTGAGAGCATCGGGGCATGGTGGGGGCATTTCGATATAGCTTTGTACAAGTGCGAAAATACTGCAGGAATAAAAAAGGGGTGGTAACCAGATTGGCACCACCCCTGTTAGTGTGTACAACGAGCTATTGTAAAATGAGTGAGATCAGTCTTGATCGTTAGTGGTCAGTGACGCTTGTTTTTGTTTCGCTTCTCTGACTTTTAACGTACGTTGCTGAAACTCAGATCCATTGAGTTCGTTGATGGCTAGAGCGTCGGGGCATGGTGGGGGCATTTCGATATAGCTTTGTATAAGTGCGAAAATACTGCAGGAATAAAAAAGGGGTGGTAACCAGATTGGCACCACCCCTGTTAGTGTGTACAACGAGCTATTGTAAAATGAGTGAGATCAGTCTTGATCGTTAGTGGTCAGTGACTCTTGTTTTTGTTTCGCTTCTCTGACTTTTAACGTACGTTGCTGAAACTCAGATTCATTGAGTTCGTTGATGGCCTTGAGAGCATCGGGCTGCGGCATTTCGACAAAACCAAACCCTCGGCGTTTACCTGTATTCTTATCTTTAAGCAAACGAACCGAAAAAACTTGTCCCTTTTCTTCGAACAAATCGCGGACAACTTGCTCATTTGCTCTGTAGGGTAAATTACCGACATAGAGTGTGGTTGTTTCTACCGAACCACTGATGCTACTACTACCAGTATTTCCTGTTGAGGAAGCAAATGCTGAAGCAATACCTCCAATTATGATGCCTAGCGCCAATAATAGGGCGGGATCTACTTGACTATTTAGCAGTACAAAATGACCGAGCGCGTAGCTCAGTATTGCCAGGAGAAGTACAGTAAATAGTGTCTTACGATCGAGAATATTCATAAGGATCTACCAAAAAACGTTGAATACACATTAATTTAACAAGAAAGGTTGCTATATTAACGACTTAATCAAATATCGCAATAATTAAATATAGAACTTGTTGAAAAGATTGCACCTTATCTGCGGAATTAGTCCGAGTATTGAGGGTTTAAAGATAAATGATCAAAAAGATCAAAAAAGGGGTTGCAATAGTTTTCGATTTCCCTATAATGCGCATCCACCGACACGGAGCACAACGCTGAAAAGCAACGAGTTAAGTGAAGGGAAAGCCAAACGGAAAGCTTAATTAAGAAAAATTAAATTTTCTAGTTGACTTTAAAAGTGAAGCGGTTAATATGGCGCTCCACTTCGCAGCGAGGCTGCGGTAACTAGCGAAGTTTAGTTACATCGTTCTTTAAAAATATGAAGCAATCATCTGTGTGGGCACTCGTACAGATTGAGTTCTAACAGCGAATTTCAGTTTACTGAATGACGCACAAAAATTTAGAGTCTCAATTTCTTATGAGTGACTAACATAGTCAATTTATACAGAATTCATTGAGCACGAAACTTAGGTTTCAAAAAACTTTTAATTGAAGAGTTTGATCATGGCTCAGATTGAACGCTGGCGGCAGGCCTAACACATGCAAGTCGAGCGGTAACATTTCTAGCTTGCTAGAAGATGACGAGCGGCGGACGGGTGAGTAATGCTTGGGAACATGCCTTTAGGTGGGGGACAACCATTGGAAACGATGGCTAATACCGCATAATGTCTACGGACCAAAGGGGGCTTCGGCTCTCGCCTTTAGATTGGCCCAAGTGGGATTAGCTAGTTGGTAAGGTAACGGCTTACCAAGGCGACGATCCCTAGCTGGTTTGAGAGGATGATCAGCCACACTGGAACTGAGACACGGTCCAGACTCCTACGGGAGGCAGCAGTGGGGAATATTGCACAATGGGCGCAAGCCTGATGCAGCCATGCCGCGTGTGTGAAGAAGGCCTTCGGGTTGTAAAGCACTTTCAGTCAGGAGGAAAGGTTAGTAGTTAATACCTGCTAGCTGTGACGTTACTGACAGAAGAAGCACCGGCTAACTCCGTGCCAGCAGCCGCGGTAATACGGAGGGTGCGAGCGTTAATCGGAATTACTGGGCGTAAAGCGTACGCAGGCGGTTTGTTAAGCGAGATGTGAAAGCCCCGGGCTTAACCTGGGAACTGCATTTCGAACTGGCAAACTAGAGTGTGATAGAGGGTGGTAGAATTTCAGGTGTAGCGGTGAAATGCGTAGAGATCTGAAGGAATACCGATGGCGAAGGCAGCCACCTGGGTCAACACTGACGCTCATGTACGAAAGCGTGGGGAGCAAACAGGATTAGATACCCTGGTAGTCCACGCCGTAAACGATGTCTACTAGGAGCTGGGGTCTTCGGACAACTTTTCCAAAGCTAACGCATTAAGTAGACCGCCTGGGGAGTACGGCCGCAAGGTTAAAACTCAAATGAATTGACGGGGGCCCGCACAAGCGGTGGAGCATGTGGTTTAATTCGATGCAACGCGAAGAACCTTACCTACACTTGACATACAGAGAACTTACCAGAGATGGTTTGGTGCCTTCGGGAACTCTGATACAGGTGCTGCATGGCTGTCGTCAGCTCGTGTTGTGAGATGTTGGGTTAAGTCCCGCAACGAGCGCAACCCTTATCCTTAGTTGCCAGCGATTCGGTCGGGAACTCTAAGGAGACTGCCGGTGATAAACCGGAGGAAGGTGGGGACGACGTCAAGTCATCATGGCCCTTACGTGTAGGGCTACACACGTGCTACAATGGCATATACAGAGTGCTGCGAACTAGCGATAGTAAGCGAATCACTTAAAGTATGTCGTAGTCCGGATTGGAGTCTGCAACTCGACTCCATGAAGTCGGAATCGCTAGTAATCGCGGATCAGAATGCCGCGGTGAATACGTTCCCGGGCCTTGTACACACCGCCCGTCACACCATGGGAGTGGGTTGCTCCAGAAGTGGATAGCTTAACCTTCGGGAGGGCGTTCACCACGGAGTGATTCATGACTGGGGTGAAGTCGTAACAAGGTAGCCCTAGGGGAACCTGGGGCTGGATCACCTCCTTATCGACTTAGAACTAATTTGTTCGAAGTGTCCACACAGATGATTGTTGCTTAGTAAGGTAACTTACTGAGTGATATTGCTCTTTAAAAATTTGGAAAGCTGATATTAAATTCTCGGAATGACAATGAAAGTTGTTGTTCTATAGAGTTTTCGAAAGAAAAATGCCGATAAATTCGAAAGAATTTATTAGCGTCTACTTTAGTATTACTTAACTTCTGGCGAAGTTAAAACTGTCTTTGACACTACAATTCAAAACTATTTTGGGTTGTATGGTTAAGTGACTAAGCGTACACGGTGGATGCCTTGGCAGTTGGAGGCGATGAAGGACGTACTAACTTGCGATAAGCCTAGTTGAGCCAGTAAGAGGCGCTTGAGACTAGGATTTCCGAATGGGGAAACCCGGCCCTTTGGGTCATCATGCAGTGAATACATAGCTGTATGAAGCGAACGCGGAGAACTGAAACATCTAAGTACCCGTAGGAAAAGAAATCAACCGAGATTCCGAAAGTAGCGGCGAGCGAAATCGGATTAGCCCTTAAGCTTTAATGTAGTTAGTGGAACATTCTGGAAAGTATGACGATACAGGGTGACAGTCCCGTACACGACAACTTATTTAAAGTGAAATCGAGTAGGTCGGAGCACGTGAAACTTTGACTGAATATGGGGGGACCATCCTCCAAGGCTAAATACTCCCAACTGACCGATAGTGAACCAGTACCGTGAGGGAAAGGCGAAAAGAACCCCTGTGAGGGGAGTGAAATAGAACCTGAAACCGTGTACGTACAAGCAGTAGGAGCCCCTCGAGGGTGACTGCGTACCTTTTGTATAATGGGTCAGCGACTTATATTCTGTAGCAAGGTTAACCATTTAGGGGAGCCGTAGCGAAAGCGAGTCTTAACTGGGCGCTTAAGTTGCAGGGTATAGACCCGAAACCCGGTGATCTAGCCATGGGCAGGTTGAAGGTCAGGTAACACTGACTGGAGGACCGAACCCACTAACGTTGAAAAGTTAGGGGATGACCTGTGGCTAGGAGTGAAAGGCTAATCAAACCGGGAGATAGCTGGTTCTCCCCGAAATCTATTTAGGTAGAGCCTCGGACGAATACTTACGGGGGTAGAGCACTGTTAAGGCTAGGGGGTCATCCCGACTTACCAACCCTTTGCAAACTCCGAATACCGTAAAGTACTATCCGGGAGACACACGGTGGGTGCTAACGTCCATCGTGGAGAGGGAAACAACCCAGACCGTCAGCTAAGGTCCCAAAGTGTATGTTAAGTGGGAAACGATGTGGGAAGGCTAAAACAGCTAGGAGGTTGGCTTAGAAGCAGCCATCCTTTAAAGAAAGCGTAATAGCTCACTAGTCGAGTCGGCCTGCGCGGAAGATGTAACGGGGCTAAACATACCACCGAAGCTACGGCTGCGAACTTAGTTCGCGGGGTAGGGGAGCGTTCTGTAAGTGGCTGAAGGTGTGCCGGGAGGCATGCTGGACATATCAGAAGTGCGAATGCTGACATGAGTAACGATAATGCGGGTGAAAAACCCGCACGCCGGAAGACCAAGGGTTCCTATCCCATGTTAATCAGGGTAGGGTGAGTCGACCCCTAAGGCGAGGCTGAAGAGCGTAGTCGATGGGAAACGGGTTAATATTCCCGTACTTGGTATAAATGCGATGGGGGGACGGAGCAGGCTAGGCAAGCATGGCGTTGGTTGTCCATGTGAAAGGCTGTAGGCTGGTGACTTAGGAAAATCCGGGTTGCTAAGGCTGAGAGTCGAGACGAGCCACTACGGTGGTGAAGTTGTTGATGCCCTACTTCCAGGAAAAGCCTCTAAGCTTCAGTTTATATCGAATCGTACCCTAAACCGACACAGGTGGTCAGGTAGAGAATACTAAGGCGCTTGAGAGAACTCGGGTGAAGGAACTAGGCAAAATTGTACCGTAACTTCGGGAGAAGGTACGCTCTTACTTGTGAAGACTTCGCGTCGTAAGCAGGCGAGAGCCGCAGTGACCAGGTGGCTGGGACTGTTTATTAAAAACACAGCACTGTGCAAAATCGTAAGATGACGTATACGGTGTGACACCTGCCCGGTGCCGGAAGGTTAATTGATGGGGTTAGCTTAGGCGAAGCTCTTGATCGAAGCCCCGGTAAACGGCGGCCGTAACTATAACGGTCCTAAGGTAGCGAAATTCCTTGTCGGGTAAGTTCCGACCTGCACGAATGGTGTAACCATGGCCACGCTGTCTCCACCCGAGACTCAGTGAAATTGAAATCGCAGTGAAGATGCTGTGTACCCGCGGCTAGACGGAAAGACCCCGTGAACCTTTACTACAGCTTGGCACTGAACATTGACCCTACATGTGTAGGATAGGTGGGAGGCTTTGAAACGCAGTCGCTAGATTGCGTGGAGCCGTCCTTGAAATACCACCCTTGTAGTGTTGATGTTCTAACTTAGGTCCCTAATCGGGATTGAGGACAGTGCCTGGTGGGTAGTTTGACTGGGGCGGTCTCCTCCCAAAGAGTAACGGAGGAGCACGAAGGTTGGCTAAGTACGGTCGGACATCGTACGGTTAGTGTAATGGTAGAAGCCAGCTTAACTGCGAGACAGACACGTCGAGCAGGTACGAAAGTAGGTCATAGTGATCCGGTGGTTCTGAATGGAAGGGCCATCGCTCAACGGATAAAAGGTACTCCGGGGATAACAGGCTGATACCGCCCAAGAGTTCATATCGACGGCGGTGTTTGGCACCTCGATGTCGGCTCATCACATCCTGGGGCTGAAGTCGGTCCCAAGGGTATGGCTGTTCGCCATTTAAAGTGGTACGCGAGCTGGGTTTAGAACGTCGTGAGACAGTTCGGTCCCTATCTGCCGTGGGCGTTTGAGAATTGAGAGGGGCTGCTCCTAGTACGAGAGGACCGGAGTGGACGAACCGCTGGTGTTCGGGTTGTCATGCCAATGGCATTGCCCGGTAGCTACGTTCGGAATCGATAACCGCTGAAAGCATCTAAGCGGGAAGCGAGCCTCGAGATGAGTTCTCACTTTAACTTAGAGTTAACTGAAGGGCCGTTGAAGACTACAACGTTGATAGGCGAGATGTGGAAGTGGTGTGAGCCATTGAGCTAACTCGTACTAATTACCCGTGAGGCTTAACCATACAACGCCAAAGTGGTTTTGTTTGTTAGAAGTTAAGAAATAAAGTAGACGATAAGAATTTAATACGCTTTTCCAGATTTTACAGAATTTGCTTGGTAACCATAGCATTTTGGAACCACCTGACTCCATGCCGAACTCAGTAGTGAAACGAAATAGCGCCGATGATAGTGTGGGGTTTCCCATGTGAAAGTAGGACATTGCCAAGCTACTAATTTAAAAAGAACTAAAATAAAAAATCGAAAAGATTTTCCTGGTGAAAATAGCGTTTTGGAACCACCTGACCCCATGCCGAACTCAGTAGTGAAACGAAACAGCGCCGATGATAGTGTGGGGTTTCCCATGTGAAAGTAGGTCATCGCCAGGTCCCAATTATATGAACCCGTTGCAGCAATGCAACGGGTTTTTTGTTATGTGTGATTTAGAAAGCTGTAGACAGAACCGTGTTGTCTATTCATCCATGAAGCTGGATTCTATCGCGCCTCTCTATAATTGCTCCTGCATTATTTTACTTCCTCACATCTATGTGACTCTTTGCGCTCATCTCTTCGAGCTACGAAGCATTGCTTCGGTTTCTCATCGCTCTTGCGTAAAGGTGCGTTAAAGCACGACTTTTCGCTATATTTCAGATTGGTTTGAGCTACTTAATTGGTCAAAACTGAGCTAGTATCCAAGCATGTCACTCATTTACTAGAAAATAATGTCTGAGCTTTATCACTGGTTTGATTTGTTAGGCGTAATGGTGTTTGCCATATCAGGTACCTTAATTGCTTATAGTAAGCATATGGATGGATTTGGTGTGGTTGTGTTGGCAACTGTTACCGGTATAGGGGGCGGGACTATAAGAGATGTGATCCTCGATGTTCCGGTCTTTTGGTTGCATGATTCAAGCTATTTTATCGCTATCTTTTCAGCGATAGCAGTTAGTATCTGGACGCTGAACAGACAAAAGAAGATCCCCACACTATATCTGCAAGTTGCAGATGCATTTGGGCTGACTTTCTTTGCTGTCATGGGGGTCCAAAAAGCGCTGGATATCGGTATGCCAGACACAACGGCTGTGATTATGGGCGTTTTGACAGGGTGCTTTGGTGGTGTGATCCGGGATGTACTGGCGAGAGAAATTCCGCTTTTACTGAAGGGAGAGTTATACGCAATCACCTGTATTTTGGGGGGGATAGTTTATACTCAACTCATAGACTTTAATTTATCAACAGAAGTTGTCATGTTGCTGGCGATGGCCACCACGTTGTTTGCCCGACTGGCAGCTATGCGTTGGGGTATTGTGTTGCACGTCTTTAATTACAAAGATTAACCATAGGACAAGGAATGTCATTAGCAAGAATACTCACTCGTGCTCAGGTAGGCATTGAGTCCCCTGTTGTCACGGTAGAAGTTCACCTGAGTAACGGCTTACCTAGCTTTAATATAGTGGGCCTGCCGGAAACGTCGGTCAAAGAATCTAAAGAGCGTGTGCGCTCAGCATTGCATAACTCAAATTTTATCTTTCCAGAACAACGTATCACTGTGAATTTAGCACCGGCTGATCTGCCTAAGCAAGGCGGCCGCTATGACCTGGCAATCGCAGTGGGTATCTTGGTTGCGTCAGGGCAGCTGAGCGAACAGGCCACACAAGGGTGCGAATTTTATGGCGAGCTTGCCCTCAACGGGGAGATAAGAGCTGTGACGGCCATCATCCCGGTTGTTATGGCTGCCAAACATGAACACCACACCTGTTATATCCCGGAAGAAAACTTGGGCATGGCGCAGCTTGTTGAGTATCGGCAGTGTGTTGCTGCGAATACACTACATGCCCTGTGGCTAGACCTGAGCGGCCAATCATCATTGCCTTTGACAGCGCATGCACCTATTTCTTCTGCTAATATGATCAGCAGCGCTCAGGTGGATATGAGTGATGTTAAAGGGCAAGCGATGGCCAAGCGTGCACTCGAAATTGCCGCCGCCGGAGGTCATAATATTTTGTTTCTTGGCCCTCCGGGCACAGGTAAATCCATGTTGGCACAGCGCATGCCGGGGATTATGCCGAATATGAGTATAGAGCAAGCGTTACAAACGGCTGCTGTCTATTCTTTAACGGGGAAGCAGCTTAGCCTGGAAAATTGGCGTAGCAGGCCGTTCCGTGCGCCTCATCATACCTGCTCAGCGGTTGCCCTAGTGGGTGGTTCATCCAACCCCCGTCCGGGTGAAATATCTTTGGCGCATAATGGGGTGCTCTTCTTAGACGAATTGCCTGAATATGAACGTAAGGTGCTGGACTCTCTCAGAGAGCCGATGGAAACGGGGCAGGTGACCATTTCGCGTGCTGCACAACAAGTTGATTTTCCCGCCTGTTTTCAGCTCATCGCTGCACTTAATCCGAGCCCTACTGGCTGCCATACTGATAAACGCGCATCGCCAGAGCAGGTATTGAGATATTTAAGTAAAATATCAGGCCCTTTTGTCGACCGGATAGACTTACAGATAGAATTGCCCAGGCTCAGCACACAGGAACTGCAATCCTCTAAACCGGAAGTGAGCAGTGAGGTGATACGTAGCAGAGTTGAGGCGGCGTTTAGCCTGGCTTTGGGTCGCCAGGGTAAAGCAAACGCCAGGCTCACGACCCGGGAAATTGAGCAGTATTGTAAGCTGGCCCCCGATGTTGCCCAGCTGCTTGCCAGAGCAACAGAGAAGTTGAACCTCTCGCCACGTTCTTATCATCGCATCATCAAGGTAGCCAGAACGATAGCAGACTTGTCACATCGTCCGGAAATAACGGTTCCTGACCTGAAAGAGGCACTCAGTTATCGGGCATTTGAGCGTTTATTGGGGCAGCTAACATACAGTTAAGTGCGTGGCTAGGTGGATAGCATGTAACCTTTGCCGCGAACCGTCACAATGCGTTTCTGCTCTTTTTCATCACCGAGCTTTTTGCGCAACCTGCCGATAAGTACATCAACAGTTCGGTCGCTCGGGCTCCAGTCTGGCTGGCCGATTTCTTCTGAAATTTTGGCTCTGGAAGTGGCTTTACCGGCGTTCGCAATCAGGCAAATAAGTACCTTGTG contains:
- the murI gene encoding glutamate racemase, which codes for MPHILVFDSGIGGTSVLEHIRAVLPHADYSYVMDNVLLPYGLQSQQTIQQRLAALIKWFDRELHPVDIIVIACNTASTYALESTRQLTSIPIVGVVPAIKPAAIASRSRHIGLLATPATSGNTYTQQLITQFANECQVDLYQSTKLVELAEQFYWSGEIDSEQLAAEIKQLELATGLDHLVLGCTHFPIIAKPLSEVISESVTLIDSGAAIARRVASLLAQGCTMEEPRGPVQCNGVESGLTNWYATAAQAYNIDRPDVRLISLDR
- a CDS encoding YifB family Mg chelatase-like AAA ATPase, which encodes MSLARILTRAQVGIESPVVTVEVHLSNGLPSFNIVGLPETSVKESKERVRSALHNSNFIFPEQRITVNLAPADLPKQGGRYDLAIAVGILVASGQLSEQATQGCEFYGELALNGEIRAVTAIIPVVMAAKHEHHTCYIPEENLGMAQLVEYRQCVAANTLHALWLDLSGQSSLPLTAHAPISSANMISSAQVDMSDVKGQAMAKRALEIAAAGGHNILFLGPPGTGKSMLAQRMPGIMPNMSIEQALQTAAVYSLTGKQLSLENWRSRPFRAPHHTCSAVALVGGSSNPRPGEISLAHNGVLFLDELPEYERKVLDSLREPMETGQVTISRAAQQVDFPACFQLIAALNPSPTGCHTDKRASPEQVLRYLSKISGPFVDRIDLQIELPRLSTQELQSSKPEVSSEVIRSRVEAAFSLALGRQGKANARLTTREIEQYCKLAPDVAQLLARATEKLNLSPRSYHRIIKVARTIADLSHRPEITVPDLKEALSYRAFERLLGQLTYS
- a CDS encoding trimeric intracellular cation channel family protein; translated protein: MSELYHWFDLLGVMVFAISGTLIAYSKHMDGFGVVVLATVTGIGGGTIRDVILDVPVFWLHDSSYFIAIFSAIAVSIWTLNRQKKIPTLYLQVADAFGLTFFAVMGVQKALDIGMPDTTAVIMGVLTGCFGGVIRDVLAREIPLLLKGELYAITCILGGIVYTQLIDFNLSTEVVMLLAMATTLFARLAAMRWGIVLHVFNYKD
- a CDS encoding RNA recognition motif domain-containing protein; protein product: MNILDRKTLFTVLLLAILSYALGHFVLLNSQVDPALLLALGIIIGGIASAFASSTGNTGSSSISGSVETTTLYVGNLPYRANEQVVRDLFEEKGQVFSVRLLKDKNTGKRRGFGFVEMPQPDALKAINELNESEFQQRTLKVREAKQKQESLTTNDQD
- a CDS encoding DUF5610 domain-containing protein produces the protein MKIGQLNQLLNPAMQHNAGKAKSLIPNMSINTDSYHGNKSQAAAKMLDDKLAQALGIEKKEEKDKPLFDFEEIVKNVLGFVQGAVKKAKAAGEDDDTLKSMLDQARKGVQMGIDEASEELKGTGLFNDEIEDGIEKSREGIFNGLDEFEKELFDPKPQQVSVSAAQFASLSNQAEYAFTTAEGDEVVISFSDAMSQSKAASYARNGDGEGFAYGEQSSHELNFSISVNGELNEDEQAAINDMMKDIRDVSDTFFAGDYDDAFAKVQELGINSEQIVNFTMDLRQTKTSAAIAQYQQSNPMKDLEKALQPLDQRLEGIHDEAKGLGIEAQLPDIMAWINEGQARLNEFLDYAEGFFSALESRQAEKQDQQV